One Rossellomorea aquimaris DNA window includes the following coding sequences:
- a CDS encoding ATP-binding cassette domain-containing protein, giving the protein MNGRIVVEELTKTFKKGNVRAVKNVSFQVEEGEFFAFLGPNGAGKSTTVQILTTLINATSGKVEVAGHDVIRQPEQVRQYIGVALQETGVDPDLTGREMVELQAYIFGFNKEEGRRRAQTLLEIVNLTEAAERRIGSYSGGMRRRLDLALTLVNEPKILFLDEPTTGLDPSSRMAIWEELRRLNKENGTTIFLTTQYLEEADSLADRIGFINKGEMVAMGSPKELKAQIGHDLITITLKEAGQVEGAAGVLKMQMADVDVISRNDQILIYVEEGTKQLLEVIRIFDNDDIGITDIQLSSPTLDDIFLKLTREPTEGVNAHGE; this is encoded by the coding sequence GTGAACGGAAGGATTGTAGTTGAAGAATTAACCAAGACATTTAAAAAAGGAAACGTACGTGCTGTGAAAAATGTCTCTTTTCAAGTGGAGGAGGGAGAATTTTTTGCTTTTTTAGGGCCGAATGGTGCCGGGAAATCCACCACGGTCCAAATTTTGACGACATTGATCAATGCTACTTCAGGGAAGGTGGAAGTGGCGGGACATGATGTAATCCGTCAACCTGAACAGGTCCGTCAGTATATTGGGGTCGCCTTGCAGGAAACGGGGGTTGATCCGGACTTGACCGGCCGTGAGATGGTTGAACTGCAAGCGTACATATTCGGCTTCAATAAAGAAGAAGGAAGACGACGTGCACAAACCCTGCTTGAAATCGTCAATTTGACAGAAGCCGCTGAACGCCGGATCGGCAGTTATTCAGGCGGGATGAGGAGAAGGTTGGATCTTGCCCTCACCCTTGTCAACGAACCGAAGATCCTATTTCTTGATGAACCGACTACAGGTCTTGATCCTTCAAGCCGGATGGCGATATGGGAGGAGCTGCGCAGGCTGAATAAAGAGAACGGGACGACGATTTTTCTGACCACACAGTATTTAGAAGAAGCGGATTCGCTAGCTGATCGAATCGGTTTCATCAATAAAGGGGAAATGGTGGCCATGGGTTCGCCCAAAGAGTTGAAGGCGCAAATCGGACACGACTTGATTACCATTACCTTAAAGGAAGCGGGCCAAGTAGAAGGAGCAGCCGGTGTCCTGAAAATGCAAATGGCTGATGTCGATGTAATCAGTCGAAATGATCAAATCCTCATTTATGTTGAGGAGGGAACGAAGCAATTGCTGGAGGTCATCCGCATTTTCGACAATGATGACATAGGAATCACCGATATCCAACTGTCTTCACCAACCCTTGATGATATCTTCCTGAAACTGACGAGGGAGCCAACGGAAGGGGTAAATGCGCATGGGGAATAA
- a CDS encoding MBL fold metallo-hydrolase encodes MYKYVCTTCGTQYPKSQEKPERCPICEEERQYVNPDGQSFTTLNEMTESGVYQNTILQEEPGLYSITTTPKFGIGQTAYLITTDGYNVLWDCVTFLDEETIQSIEELGGIDAIAVSHPHYYSAQLEWAERFDADVYLHVEDQTWVMEPGERIRFWDGEALPLNEGISLHRLGGHFKGGAVLHWSQGGILLTGDIIQVVADTDWVSFMYSYPNLIPLPAGKVKEMAEKVKPLAFHKLYNAFHRVIAKDADQAVQRSAERYIMALTGDLFLT; translated from the coding sequence ATGTATAAATATGTGTGTACAACTTGTGGAACTCAATACCCTAAGAGTCAGGAAAAACCTGAAAGATGTCCCATTTGTGAGGAAGAACGGCAGTATGTCAATCCGGATGGTCAAAGCTTTACGACTCTCAATGAAATGACGGAGAGCGGAGTCTATCAAAATACCATTCTGCAAGAAGAACCTGGTTTGTATAGCATCACCACCACACCAAAGTTCGGCATCGGGCAGACGGCCTATTTGATTACAACTGACGGCTATAATGTTTTATGGGACTGTGTAACGTTTCTGGATGAGGAGACGATCCAGTCCATTGAGGAGTTAGGCGGCATCGATGCGATCGCGGTTTCCCATCCGCATTATTACTCTGCCCAGCTGGAGTGGGCTGAACGGTTTGATGCGGACGTTTATCTTCATGTGGAAGACCAGACCTGGGTGATGGAACCTGGGGAGCGGATCCGATTCTGGGACGGGGAAGCGTTGCCCCTGAACGAAGGGATTTCGTTACATCGTCTCGGAGGTCATTTCAAAGGGGGAGCTGTCCTTCACTGGAGTCAGGGCGGGATTCTGTTAACAGGTGATATCATTCAGGTGGTGGCGGATACGGACTGGGTCAGCTTCATGTACAGCTATCCGAATCTCATTCCCCTGCCGGCAGGTAAAGTGAAGGAAATGGCAGAGAAAGTAAAACCTTTAGCTTTCCATAAGCTATATAATGCCTTTCATCGGGTGATAGCAAAAGATGCCGATCAAGCGGTCCAACGATCTGCTGAACGATATATAATGGCTCTCACAGGGGATTTGTTTTTGACATAA
- a CDS encoding ABC transporter permease, with protein sequence MGNNVFKDTWLMTVRNIKTTVRNPFSFIPNLIISAFFLLVYEGGLSGISQLPTFEGADYLAFILPVSIVSAAIGGAGGAGQSIVKDIENGFFSRLLLTPASRLAIVLGPIIAGMLQLLVQTLLIIGMAFLLGLEVKTGLGGVLFVLLIAIGWGLAFAGYSVGLALRTRNAQAAQAGTFIFFPLIFLSTTFVPYELIEAQWMKVAATINPTTYIFESMRTVLIDGWVFWDLMQGVFAIIIVSAITITFAAVSAKGAVSRK encoded by the coding sequence ATGGGGAATAATGTGTTCAAAGATACATGGCTGATGACCGTCAGGAACATTAAGACGACAGTGAGGAACCCGTTTTCATTCATCCCCAACTTAATTATTTCAGCTTTCTTCCTTCTTGTATATGAAGGTGGTTTAAGCGGGATTTCTCAGCTGCCAACCTTTGAGGGAGCTGATTACCTTGCCTTCATCTTGCCAGTTTCCATTGTTTCCGCTGCAATCGGAGGAGCAGGGGGAGCGGGACAAAGCATTGTGAAAGATATAGAAAATGGTTTTTTCTCAAGACTTTTACTGACACCCGCCTCAAGACTTGCCATTGTCCTTGGACCGATCATTGCCGGGATGCTGCAATTACTTGTCCAGACCCTTCTCATCATCGGTATGGCGTTTTTACTTGGACTTGAGGTGAAGACAGGGCTTGGTGGTGTTTTATTTGTGCTACTGATTGCCATTGGCTGGGGGCTTGCTTTTGCTGGATATTCCGTAGGGCTTGCACTTAGAACCCGGAACGCACAAGCGGCACAGGCTGGTACGTTTATCTTCTTTCCGCTAATTTTCTTAAGCACGACGTTCGTACCTTATGAATTGATCGAGGCACAGTGGATGAAGGTTGCGGCCACGATCAACCCTACTACCTACATCTTCGAAAGCATGCGTACCGTCCTGATTGATGGATGGGTCTTCTGGGACTTGATGCAGGGAGTGTTTGCCATCATCATTGTCAGTGCTATCACGATTACATTTGCTGCCGTATCTGCAAAAGGGGCAGTCTCAAGGAAATAA
- a CDS encoding IDEAL domain-containing protein → MMSNNQSILKTGDWIKGESHSGELIIGYIENFDTNGETVKAKVVTSDNKTIEGRTVPLLSKQVKKIPAAHVKNKEQIQFLIDLALSTGDEEWFLELTSKLNSMRELAKGIK, encoded by the coding sequence ATGATGTCAAACAATCAATCGATATTAAAAACGGGAGACTGGATCAAGGGTGAATCTCACTCAGGTGAATTAATCATCGGTTACATCGAGAATTTTGATACAAACGGGGAAACCGTAAAAGCCAAAGTCGTTACCAGTGATAACAAAACCATTGAAGGCAGGACCGTTCCCCTATTGAGCAAACAGGTGAAAAAAATTCCTGCAGCACATGTGAAAAACAAAGAACAAATCCAATTCCTTATTGATCTGGCCCTCTCAACGGGTGATGAAGAGTGGTTTTTGGAACTGACTTCGAAGTTGAATTCGATGAGGGAGCTTGCAAAGGGTATAAAGTAA